The following is a genomic window from Sporosarcina jeotgali.
AATTGTCGTATTTGGGATGCTGGCAGTGCTTTCATTTGTTCATGCACAAAATGAACGTATACCTATTGTCTACGGAGCAGGATTATTTGTAGCTGCCCACGCATTCATTGGAGCCTTGCAGCCCGTCGGATTTACAGGCATTCCATTCACAGCAACAGTGCTTGCATGCATCTTAGCAGTACTAGTTACTTGGCGCTTCACACAACGTAAGGAAACAGATGGAGGGATACAATGAATAAAAAGTGGATTGGGTACGCAATCGCAATTCTCTTGATCGGTACGATGATCGTGATGATGGTGAAATCGAATTTGGATAAACCCGAAGTCATTGACACAGCTTCTACTGAAGCCATGTCTAAAAATACTGCGGGATCAGGACTGGATCAGGGCGACACACCGCCAGACTTTGAGCTTGAAACGCTGACGGGAGAAAAAGTCCGTCTTTCAGACTTGAAAGGTAAGAAAGTCATTTTGAACTTCTGGGCAACCTGGTGCCCGCCATGTAAAGCAGAAATGCCGCATATGGAAAACTTCTATAAGAAATTAAAACCGGAAGACAACGTGGAACTCGTTTCCGTCAACCTGACCTCTGCAGAAAATCGCGGACAGAAAGCCGTCGAAGAATTCGTAGATGCGTATAAGCTAACATTCCCGATCCTTCTCGACACAGAAGAACTTGGCATGACAGACTACAAAGTCTTCTCCATTCCCACCACCTACATCCTCGGAACCGACGGCACCATCGACAACCAAATCGTCGGTCCTATGGAC
Proteins encoded in this region:
- a CDS encoding peroxiredoxin family protein produces the protein MNKKWIGYAIAILLIGTMIVMMVKSNLDKPEVIDTASTEAMSKNTAGSGLDQGDTPPDFELETLTGEKVRLSDLKGKKVILNFWATWCPPCKAEMPHMENFYKKLKPEDNVELVSVNLTSAENRGQKAVEEFVDAYKLTFPILLDTEELGMTDYKVFSIPTTYILGTDGTIDNQIVGPMDEAMMEQLVKDVK